The nucleotide sequence TTCGCTACTTGATGCTGAGCGTCGCGTGGTGTGGAAAAAAGATATTGCCGCGCCCCCAATACCGAATATCGAGCTACATCCAAAAGCGAATGACGAGATCGAGATCCTCGTGCCGATAAAATTCAAGGATGGCAAAGCTGAGCTAGAAATCGATTATTTATACAAGAATAAAAAGCTTAAAAGAGGCCTTTCAATATGAGATTTTTAATCCTACTCAATCTTATTTTTATCACTAGCTTAGCCGCGGAAAAAGCTAGTCCCGAACTGATAAAAAAGGAAAGCGATTATTACCGTATCACTGATATTCCCCTTCCAGAGGGCAGCAATTTTGAACCCTCCTGTATGGTGGAGTTGCCCAATGATAAAATTGCCGTTGGTTCACGTTTTGGCGATGTTTACATCATTGAAAATGCTTATGATGACGACACGACGAATGATCGTTGGAGACTCTTTGCCAAAGACCTGCATGAACCACTTGGCATGTCCTACTACAAAGGCGATATTTGGGTCGTTCAGCGCTCGGAAGTGACTCGCCTCCGCGACGAGAACAAAGATGGCAAAGCTGACTTTTACCAATGCGTCAGCGATGACTGGGGTATCATGGGCGATTATCATGAATACGCCTTTGGTTCACCGCACGATAAAGATGGCAAGATGTGGATTGTGCTTTGCCTCACGGGTTCTGTAAAATCGAGGGCTGATTATCGTGGTTGGGCGATTACGGTAGATGAACATGGCAAGATGGAGCCTGTTGCTACGGGAATACGTTCACCAGGAGGCATTGGCTTCAACCAAGAGGGAGATGTTTTCTATTCTGATAATCAGGGCTTATGGAATGGCACTAGCTCGATCAAGCATTTAAAAGTGGGTTCCTTTCAAGGTAACCCCAATAGTAATGCATCCTTGGAACTGCTTAAAAAGGGGGCGAAAAATTTTGAGCCTAGTGATGGTGGTCGTCTCGTTATTGATCGCCAGCGCATGCCTGAATTATTGCCACCAGCGGTCAATTTTCCCCACGCAAAATTAGGGCAATCGACAAGTGGCTTGGACTACGATAAATCAAAGGGGAAATTTGGTCCTTTTGGCGGGCAACTATTTGTTAACGATCAGAGTTGGTCGATGGTCAGTCGAGTTTATATGGAAAAGGTCAAAGGCAATTATCAAGGTGTGGCCTTTCCCTTTAAGTCGGGCTTTGATTCGGGCAATCTTTATATGCTGATGACTGAGCGCGGCTCAATGTTTACCTGTGGCACCAATCGCGGTTGGGGTTCCCTTGGTAAAAAAATCGGCGCCTTACAGCGAGTCGAATGGACGGGCAAAGTACCCTTTGAGATTGAACGCATGAATATCACCCCCAAAGGCTTTAAGCTAAGGTTCACCAAGAAGGTAGACCCTTCCACCATTAAAGCATTGGGCGCCTACCTCGTTGACGCCAATACGTGGATCTATCGTGCTGCTTATGGTAGCCCTGAGGTTGATAAAGAGACGATCAAAGTCACCTCGGCCAAGCTCAGTCAGGATCAAATGTCACTCGAGATTGAATTAGACAAGATCTTTAAGGGCCATACTTATAATTTTAAATTTCCACAAATTAAGACTGTCAAAGGAGAGTTTTTGCTTCACCAGGAAGCCTATTATAGCATCAACGAAGTACTCGGTGAAGAAATCATTCGCAAACCCGATGCTGATACGTTTGTTGAATATATCCCCAAAGTTGCTTTGGCAGCGGATCCCACAATAAAAGTCACGCCCCCGAAGGTCGTTGAGCCCAAGTATCAGGGCGAAATGCTTGCCGCACCCAAAGGCGCAAAAATTCTTTTTGATGGTAGCTCCCTTGAAGGCTGGAAGGTGAAGCCGAATAAGCGCACAAAAGAAAGCAATCCGAAGTGGAAGCTACTCAGAAATGAGCAGGCGATGGAGGTGTTGAGCCCCACGGGAATAAATATTTTTCAAGAGTCTATTTTGACCGAAGGTCACTTACATATTGAGTGGGCCTCGCCGGCGAAAGTCCTTAACAAAGGTCAGGGGCGCGGCAATAGTGGTATTTTTATTGAGGGCTTCCCCGAAATTCAGGTTTTAGATTCTTATGAAAACCAAACTTACCCGGATGGGCAAGCGGGAGCTTTGTACAAGAAGTCAATCCCTCTCGTTAACGCCTGTCGTAAACCTGGTGAATGGCAATGTTATGATATTTATTTTGAGCGCTCGAAAATAAATCCAAAAAGTAAGAAGCTTAGTCTAGGTAGCCTCACGGTTTATCACAATAATGTATTGATTCAGGATCACTTCAAAACTAGCACTAGCCAGGGGGGCGGAACACTAGGGATGCAGGATCACAATAACCCGGTTCGCTTTCGCAATATTTGGTTCCTTGAAAACAAAACTAAGCGCTAAATAGAGGGACATAGGGCGTAAAAAAAAAGATTTAAACCTAAGCTCTAAAAGAGCCTAGGACTGGACTAATGCGCAGGTTTTTGCTCTGTTTGTTGTTTCTAAGTCACCAGATTTAATGTTAAAATAATTTTTTAGAAATATGAATAAATCATGCCTGATTACAATCCT is from Lentisphaera profundi and encodes:
- a CDS encoding family 16 glycoside hydrolase, with protein sequence MRFLILLNLIFITSLAAEKASPELIKKESDYYRITDIPLPEGSNFEPSCMVELPNDKIAVGSRFGDVYIIENAYDDDTTNDRWRLFAKDLHEPLGMSYYKGDIWVVQRSEVTRLRDENKDGKADFYQCVSDDWGIMGDYHEYAFGSPHDKDGKMWIVLCLTGSVKSRADYRGWAITVDEHGKMEPVATGIRSPGGIGFNQEGDVFYSDNQGLWNGTSSIKHLKVGSFQGNPNSNASLELLKKGAKNFEPSDGGRLVIDRQRMPELLPPAVNFPHAKLGQSTSGLDYDKSKGKFGPFGGQLFVNDQSWSMVSRVYMEKVKGNYQGVAFPFKSGFDSGNLYMLMTERGSMFTCGTNRGWGSLGKKIGALQRVEWTGKVPFEIERMNITPKGFKLRFTKKVDPSTIKALGAYLVDANTWIYRAAYGSPEVDKETIKVTSAKLSQDQMSLEIELDKIFKGHTYNFKFPQIKTVKGEFLLHQEAYYSINEVLGEEIIRKPDADTFVEYIPKVALAADPTIKVTPPKVVEPKYQGEMLAAPKGAKILFDGSSLEGWKVKPNKRTKESNPKWKLLRNEQAMEVLSPTGINIFQESILTEGHLHIEWASPAKVLNKGQGRGNSGIFIEGFPEIQVLDSYENQTYPDGQAGALYKKSIPLVNACRKPGEWQCYDIYFERSKINPKSKKLSLGSLTVYHNNVLIQDHFKTSTSQGGGTLGMQDHNNPVRFRNIWFLENKTKR